The Halomonas sp. KG2 genome segment CGACAAAAGCTGAATTAATGCATACATTTTACTAATCAAAACGATCTAAGCAGCATTGCTGCATGAATGACGCTATCCATTACCTAAGAAGAGGGTGTCGCCATGGTAAAGGGTGAGCAAGCAAGGCTACGGGCATTGCGCCAACTGGCGCTTTTGGATACCCCTCCTGAAGAGCGTTTCGATAGAATTGCTCGACTGGCGATCCAGTTTTTTGGTGTGGAGGCTGCGCTGGTAACGTTAGTCGATGAAGATCGCCAATGGTTTAAATCCCGACAAGGGATCGCACTTACCCAAACGTGTCGCACAGAGTCGTTTTGTGCCCATACCATTCAGGAAGAAGGAATTTTTGAGATTGAAGATGCCAGCCAAGACAGCCGTTTTAAAGACTATGTGCTGGTAAAGGCGCATCGAGGGATACGTTTCTATGCGGGTGTACCGATGACAACGACGAATGGC includes the following:
- a CDS encoding GAF domain-containing protein gives rise to the protein MVKGEQARLRALRQLALLDTPPEERFDRIARLAIQFFGVEAALVTLVDEDRQWFKSRQGIALTQTCRTESFCAHTIQEEGIFEIEDASQDSRFKDYVLVKAHRGIRFYAGVPMTTTNGFKVGTFCLIDSVPRRLNEQQRQVLRDLAACAEDEINRSHSKHCTRQR